ACTATAAACAACTTTTTAAGTGTAATTTCAGTTTTTAGCCATATACCAAATTCTTTAATAGAGTAAAATATGTGAAATGTTTTATTACGTTTAGTAAGAGAAGGGCTATCTTCATTAACTTGAATTTTACCTACAAAAAAAGCACTGATAAGATAGGTAATCGCATCTAATGTAAAGAAGTGAATTTCTCCAATGGTATGTATAAACCCTACAACAACAAGAGGAGATAATACTTGAACACCTCGGGTTACTGTATCTAACAAGCTATTGGTAGTTGTCCTTTCTTCCTCTTTTGTGATTATTGGTAAGATAGCACGATGTGACGGGTTAAAGAAACAACCTAAGGCTTGAATAACAAAGCTAACTATGATTAAGTACCAATAGTTCAGTAATCCAAGATGATTAATTAAAACTAAGGAAAAAATGATAGGAACTCGAACAAGATCAATGAGGATCAATAACGATTTTTTATTTACCGAATCCGCAAACACTCCCCCAATCAGCCCAAACAAAAGGTAGGGTAAAGCTTGTGAAATGGCTATACCTGTTGTATGGAGACCTGACCCTGTTAATTCATAAGCCAGAAAGAGGAAAGCTAAACCTGATACAACATCACCCAAACTTGAAGCTCCTGCTCCTGCTATATAAAAGACAATATTTCTGTTCCTTAATACTTTTAAATCCATATAAGTCACCTCATATAAAGATTACGATAATAAGAGGACTTCTTTCGTTATTAATATTGCTATTTTTTATAGCAACATCAAGTAGGAAAAATTAATTGATAAAATAGTGACTTTATAGTTGAGGTGTTAGAAACGAGGAGGAGAAGATCTTGATTACTGTAAAAAAGGTGAGTTTTAAACATGTAGAAAGTATTGCTGAAGTTTGTGATAAATGATAGATCACTAAAATACGCATATCAAATAATATATATACATATTTTGATTCGAAGACGATTTTAAATTCTAGGAATCTAGCTTAATACTGTATTAGTAAAGGGATTCAACCACTTCATGATAACTATTTCCGATAGCAAGTTTTATGTTGTTTAGTAATGAATGAGGTTAAGGTTAGGGAGAACAAATTGAGGAGGTGATAGGGTTGCAACTATTATTTGTTTACTTCCCATTTACGATTTTAGGTTTAATTAGCTTGTTGCATTTTTATTGGGTTCTGAAAATGGGGAGTTGCTGCATCATTGCCAGAAAAATCAGAGGGAGGGAAAGTATTTACTCCTAGGTGGTTTGAAACCCTCATTATTGCAGTCGGGTTAATTGGTGTGGGATTTATATTATTGAGTCAAAATGAGTTAGTTCCATTTTTGGAATCGAATTCTTGGACAAAATGGTCTAGCATTATTCTCACGTTTATTTTTTTAATTAGGGCAATAGGTGATTTTAAGTATTTAGGATTCTTTAAGAAGGTGAAAAATTCAAATTTCTCAAAGTACGATACAATATTTTATTCCCCTCTATGCTTGTATTTAGCCATATCTTTCATGATATCATGGATACGATAATTTACTATAACCAGTTATATGTTAATGGCAGGTAGTTATTTATTTCTGCTTTAAATAATACAACCATATATATTATTAAATGAA
The Bacillus spongiae DNA segment above includes these coding regions:
- a CDS encoding MFS transporter, with amino-acid sequence MDLKVLRNRNIVFYIAGAGASSLGDVVSGLAFLFLAYELTGSGLHTTGIAISQALPYLLFGLIGGVFADSVNKKSLLILIDLVRVPIIFSLVLINHLGLLNYWYLIIVSFVIQALGCFFNPSHRAILPIITKEEERTTTNSLLDTVTRGVQVLSPLVVVGFIHTIGEIHFFTLDAITYLISAFFVGKIQVNEDSPSLTKRNKTFHIFYSIKEFGIWLKTEITLKKLFIVTFIMVFCNTWVWQVGLLLQIVESVPNGEQWYSVLLGWYGATVVITNILIPFIWKELTIKIYFLGSIIWGVGIVILGVSYQLPLYFLGVLITAVGLPIASLSRVYLLQKLLPKDKLGRGFSFNAVLLYFSNVVSLGLFGYFSTFVSTHTLFTICGGIMLFFTIVYHFSFLRKVPGVSPYRRLNS